One genomic segment of Pseudorca crassidens isolate mPseCra1 chromosome X, mPseCra1.hap1, whole genome shotgun sequence includes these proteins:
- the LOC137216857 gene encoding spindlin-2-like isoform X4, with product MRKKKTSQKKQRGRPSSQPRRKIVGCRISHGWKEGNESITQWKGTVLDQVPINPSLYLVKYDGIDCVYGLELHRDERILKLKILPDKVPLSRLRDVHLANTIIGKAVEHMFEGEHGSKDEWRGMVLAQAPIMKAWFYITYEKDPVLYMYQLLDDYKEGDLRIMPESGESPPAEREPGGVVDGLIGKHVEYTKEDGSKRIGMVIHQVEAKPSVYFIKFDDDFHIYVYDLVKKS from the coding sequence ATGAGGAAGAAAAAGACTTCTCAAAAGAAGCAGAGAGGCAGACCTTCCTCCCAGCCCCGCAGGAAAATCGTGGGCTGCAGAATTTCACACGGATGGAAGGAAGGCAATGAGAGCATCACCCAGTGGAAAGGAACCGTTCTGGATCAGGTGCCTATAAATCCTTCTCTTTATCTGGTGAAATATGATGGAATTGACTGTGTCTACGGACTGGAACTTCACAGAGATGAAAGGATTTTAAAGCTTAAAATCCTTCCTGATAAGGTGCCATTATCTCGACTCAGAGATGTGCACCTTGCAAACACCATAATTGGTAAAGCTGTGGAACATATGTTTGAGGGTGAGCATGGTTCTAAGGATGAATGGAGAGGAATGGTCTTGGCCCAAGCACCTATCATGAAAGCCTGGTTTTATATTACCTATGAGAAAGATCCTGTCTTGTACATGTACCAGCTTCTAGATGATTATAAAGAAGGAGACCTCCGTATCATGCCAGAGTCCGGTGAGTCTCCTCCAGCAGAGAGGGAGCCAGGAGGAGTTGTAGATGGCCTGATAGGTAAACATGTGGAATATACCAAAGAAGATGGCTCCAAACGGATCGGCATGGTCATTCACCAAGTGGAAGCCAAACCCTCTGTGTATTTCATCAAGTTTGATGATGATTTCCATATCTATGTCTATGATTTGGTGAAAAAGTCCTAA
- the LOC137216857 gene encoding spindlin-2-like isoform X1 — MVYKGGPRKRNRFVLGTQQQNGDDQEEIRRRGEQQAEAMGLGGKTDEEQTTMSRGKGDYPLPPPAGMKTPHKKAAAGQQTREIVDGHKGSESMRKKKTSQKKQRGRPSSQPRRKIVGCRISHGWKEGNESITQWKGTVLDQVPINPSLYLVKYDGIDCVYGLELHRDERILKLKILPDKVPLSRLRDVHLANTIIGKAVEHMFEGEHGSKDEWRGMVLAQAPIMKAWFYITYEKDPVLYMYQLLDDYKEGDLRIMPESGESPPAEREPGGVVDGLIGKHVEYTKEDGSKRIGMVIHQVEAKPSVYFIKFDDDFHIYVYDLVKKS; from the exons ATGGTATACAAAGGTGGCCCCAGAAAGAGAAATAGATTTGTTCTGGGCACCCAACAGCAAAATGGAGATGACCAGGAAGAGATACGAAGGAGAGGTGAACAACAAGCAGAAGCCATGGGGCTGGGAGGCAAAACAGATGAAGAGCAGACGACAATGAGCAGGGGAAAAGGAGACTAT CCTCTTCCTCCCCCTGCAGGTATGAAGACCCCTCACAAAAAGGCAGCTGCAGGGCAGCAAACCAGGGAAATTGTCGATGGCCACAAAGGGTCTGAAAGTATGAGGAAGAAAAAGACTTCTCAAAAGAAGCAGAGAGGCAGACCTTCCTCCCAGCCCCGCAGGAAAATCGTGGGCTGCAGAATTTCACACGGATGGAAGGAAGGCAATGAGAGCATCACCCAGTGGAAAGGAACCGTTCTGGATCAGGTGCCTATAAATCCTTCTCTTTATCTGGTGAAATATGATGGAATTGACTGTGTCTACGGACTGGAACTTCACAGAGATGAAAGGATTTTAAAGCTTAAAATCCTTCCTGATAAGGTGCCATTATCTCGACTCAGAGATGTGCACCTTGCAAACACCATAATTGGTAAAGCTGTGGAACATATGTTTGAGGGTGAGCATGGTTCTAAGGATGAATGGAGAGGAATGGTCTTGGCCCAAGCACCTATCATGAAAGCCTGGTTTTATATTACCTATGAGAAAGATCCTGTCTTGTACATGTACCAGCTTCTAGATGATTATAAAGAAGGAGACCTCCGTATCATGCCAGAGTCCGGTGAGTCTCCTCCAGCAGAGAGGGAGCCAGGAGGAGTTGTAGATGGCCTGATAGGTAAACATGTGGAATATACCAAAGAAGATGGCTCCAAACGGATCGGCATGGTCATTCACCAAGTGGAAGCCAAACCCTCTGTGTATTTCATCAAGTTTGATGATGATTTCCATATCTATGTCTATGATTTGGTGAAAAAGTCCTAA
- the LOC137216857 gene encoding spindlin-2-like isoform X3 translates to MKTPHKKAAAGQQTREIVDGHKGSESMRKKKTSQKKQRGRPSSQPRRKIVGCRISHGWKEGNESITQWKGTVLDQVPINPSLYLVKYDGIDCVYGLELHRDERILKLKILPDKVPLSRLRDVHLANTIIGKAVEHMFEGEHGSKDEWRGMVLAQAPIMKAWFYITYEKDPVLYMYQLLDDYKEGDLRIMPESGESPPAEREPGGVVDGLIGKHVEYTKEDGSKRIGMVIHQVEAKPSVYFIKFDDDFHIYVYDLVKKS, encoded by the coding sequence ATGAAGACCCCTCACAAAAAGGCAGCTGCAGGGCAGCAAACCAGGGAAATTGTCGATGGCCACAAAGGGTCTGAAAGTATGAGGAAGAAAAAGACTTCTCAAAAGAAGCAGAGAGGCAGACCTTCCTCCCAGCCCCGCAGGAAAATCGTGGGCTGCAGAATTTCACACGGATGGAAGGAAGGCAATGAGAGCATCACCCAGTGGAAAGGAACCGTTCTGGATCAGGTGCCTATAAATCCTTCTCTTTATCTGGTGAAATATGATGGAATTGACTGTGTCTACGGACTGGAACTTCACAGAGATGAAAGGATTTTAAAGCTTAAAATCCTTCCTGATAAGGTGCCATTATCTCGACTCAGAGATGTGCACCTTGCAAACACCATAATTGGTAAAGCTGTGGAACATATGTTTGAGGGTGAGCATGGTTCTAAGGATGAATGGAGAGGAATGGTCTTGGCCCAAGCACCTATCATGAAAGCCTGGTTTTATATTACCTATGAGAAAGATCCTGTCTTGTACATGTACCAGCTTCTAGATGATTATAAAGAAGGAGACCTCCGTATCATGCCAGAGTCCGGTGAGTCTCCTCCAGCAGAGAGGGAGCCAGGAGGAGTTGTAGATGGCCTGATAGGTAAACATGTGGAATATACCAAAGAAGATGGCTCCAAACGGATCGGCATGGTCATTCACCAAGTGGAAGCCAAACCCTCTGTGTATTTCATCAAGTTTGATGATGATTTCCATATCTATGTCTATGATTTGGTGAAAAAGTCCTAA
- the LOC137216857 gene encoding spindlin-2-like isoform X2, with protein MGLGGKTDEEQTTMSRGKGDYPLPPPAGMKTPHKKAAAGQQTREIVDGHKGSESMRKKKTSQKKQRGRPSSQPRRKIVGCRISHGWKEGNESITQWKGTVLDQVPINPSLYLVKYDGIDCVYGLELHRDERILKLKILPDKVPLSRLRDVHLANTIIGKAVEHMFEGEHGSKDEWRGMVLAQAPIMKAWFYITYEKDPVLYMYQLLDDYKEGDLRIMPESGESPPAEREPGGVVDGLIGKHVEYTKEDGSKRIGMVIHQVEAKPSVYFIKFDDDFHIYVYDLVKKS; from the exons ATGGGGCTGGGAGGCAAAACAGATGAAGAGCAGACGACAATGAGCAGGGGAAAAGGAGACTAT CCTCTTCCTCCCCCTGCAGGTATGAAGACCCCTCACAAAAAGGCAGCTGCAGGGCAGCAAACCAGGGAAATTGTCGATGGCCACAAAGGGTCTGAAAGTATGAGGAAGAAAAAGACTTCTCAAAAGAAGCAGAGAGGCAGACCTTCCTCCCAGCCCCGCAGGAAAATCGTGGGCTGCAGAATTTCACACGGATGGAAGGAAGGCAATGAGAGCATCACCCAGTGGAAAGGAACCGTTCTGGATCAGGTGCCTATAAATCCTTCTCTTTATCTGGTGAAATATGATGGAATTGACTGTGTCTACGGACTGGAACTTCACAGAGATGAAAGGATTTTAAAGCTTAAAATCCTTCCTGATAAGGTGCCATTATCTCGACTCAGAGATGTGCACCTTGCAAACACCATAATTGGTAAAGCTGTGGAACATATGTTTGAGGGTGAGCATGGTTCTAAGGATGAATGGAGAGGAATGGTCTTGGCCCAAGCACCTATCATGAAAGCCTGGTTTTATATTACCTATGAGAAAGATCCTGTCTTGTACATGTACCAGCTTCTAGATGATTATAAAGAAGGAGACCTCCGTATCATGCCAGAGTCCGGTGAGTCTCCTCCAGCAGAGAGGGAGCCAGGAGGAGTTGTAGATGGCCTGATAGGTAAACATGTGGAATATACCAAAGAAGATGGCTCCAAACGGATCGGCATGGTCATTCACCAAGTGGAAGCCAAACCCTCTGTGTATTTCATCAAGTTTGATGATGATTTCCATATCTATGTCTATGATTTGGTGAAAAAGTCCTAA